TGGCTCAAGAGTACTTCAAGCCAATTTTAGGCGAAACAaggaaaaaaaaactatatatgtGTAACAATAATACAATACATGTACAAAACCACTTAAATTAGTGATTtcattaaataataaattaaaaaagtaTTATCATAAGTGTTACCTTGAAGTGTGAagatccacaatgaaagaaactAGGATTGAACAATTTGAGTAGGTGTGGTTTTAATGAAGAATGAACTTTAACTTGAATTGATTTGGCTTGAATTTGCAAAGAATTTTAAACTTTAGAATTTTTTGCAATACGATCTTATATTCTTATAGAATAAATAATGATAgaatttttttgtttaaattttaaaagtattatctttgtttttgtttaaaGATAAAAGGATTAGTATGATTTTTTATTTAAAGTTAAAAGGATTAGTATGATTAGAATATTTTAAAATAATTTTCATATATTAAACCGTCTAAAACGGTTCCAATAGATTGGAAAGTTTTGGTTTTAGTGGCCAGatgagaaacttttaataatttaattacTATTTTGAGTTATGAAGGGCATTAAAGTTTGACTTTAATTTTGTATAATTGTTGTTAAAGAAACCatcatttttttcaaaaaaaaaaaaaaaaagctaactATGCTTCTGAATGATAATTAAGCTTTAATGAGAAATGGTTTCACAATTTGATAACATCTATTTATTTATAAATGTAAATTTAATGAGAAATGGTTTCACAATTTAAATTACAAGTGAAAATATAAAAATAGTgatatttgtttattatataaaaaCCGTTATTATATGTTAGGCATGACAGTTTACataataatgtataaaattttaataataaaatgagAAATATATGACCGTTCCATAAAATAAAATAAGCCTAATACGACGGTTTAATATATTAGGGTCTAATGTGACGGTTTAATGGAGATTTCATAAATCCAAATCTCAAATATGACGGTTTCATTTATCAAAATAAGACGGTCCAATAAAATAGGTTTAATTCCAAATCTCAAATATGTCGCTTTCCATCAAATCTTCTTAAAAGCCTTTTCTAAACCGTCTTATTTGCTCTTTTTTTAACTAGTAGTTTACAAGGCCACCAAATTACTTTATATATGAGGATATAtgttttgctaaattaaaattaaacaaatCTGAATTTTATAATTTACAGATTAAAGATTCAAAAATAGCAGTACTATTAAATCTTTAATAAGTTCAAATATCTAATTTGGAATAGTTATATAGATGGAATTTAGTTAAATAACGGTATAGTGTGTATTATTAGTGGCTATCGAATATATACAATAAATGAAAATGATTTTGATTTAGAATTCATAAATTTCTTATTGTTTTGATTAATCCCATATCTCACTAGAATAAGTAACGGCTAATTTCATTTAAATTTGTTTAAATATCAAGTTAATGTTACCATCTACTTATAGCTTTTTCAAAGGCATTTCTTGTTATTTTTATGTGATTTGTATACCAGTAACTTGTTTTAATAGTCTGAGAGACAACAATGGCAAATCCCGGTCACGGAGATCATTCGAAACAAGGTGGTGATCACTCGAAACAAGGTGGTGATCAGTCCAAACAAGGCGGTGATCAGTCCAAACAAGCGGCTCGTAAGCAAGAGTTACAGCCACATCCAATAATGGAGCAACTTTCTGGTGTTCAATATTGTGTTAATAGCCCGCCCCCATGGAGTAAGCATTCTCTTGATTTCTAATTAAGAACCGTATGATGTTTGTACATTGAATAGGCGTATCTACATgtagtggtgtgtgttgtgtgggggggggggggatggaaAAAGACAgtgtattttataaaaaaaaaaaaataaataacatGACTTGCACATGCCTAGGTTctataaaaaaaaacagaatttgttcatatttttttaaatgtcAAGATAGATGAATAAACATTGTATTTCAACTATTTTTATATATTCTTTATAAAAATAGAACTAAAAAATTTATGGTTTATTTTGTTCTTTATGTTCTCGCAGAAAACTATATATAAGCTTATTTTTTTACCataatacaaaaatggagctcaTAATTCTTGTGTATTTGTAAATGTAGAGGATGCAGTGTTATTAGGTTTCCAACATTATATTTTGACACTTGGTACCACTGTCTTGATACCTACCATGACAGTTTCTCAAATGGGTGGTGACAATGTAAGTTTATAGCATGAATGTGAATAAATTATAACtttgaataaaaaaaaaagtaaattttTAATCTTGTTGGATTGAACCTGCAGGCTGAGAAAGCCAAGGTGATCCAAACACTGCTTTTTCTATCAGGATTCAACACATTAATGCAAACCCTGTTTGGTACTCGATTACCATCTGTTGTTAGCGGTTCATACGCATATTTAATCCCTGTTTTCTCCATCATTCGCGCCAAACGATATGATACATTCCACGAACCTCATGAGGTAACGATATATGATATTTCAAGGGTGTTTTATGGTTTTTGTCTCCCTCTAATGTTTATTTGGTTTGACGCGGGTACTTTTAAGAGATTTGCGCAAACGATGAGAGGCATACAGGGTGCTCTTGTCGTTGCATCGGCCCTCCAGACGACTCTTGGATTTCTTGGCGTGTGGAGAAACATTCTCAAGTAAAGTGTTTATTAGATCAaattcattttatttttattttttgatttaTAGTTTCCAACTTTGAATCATGTATATATAGGTATCTTAGCCCTCTTTCAGTGGTTCCTCTTGTTACATTTACTGGACTTGGGCTATATTATCTTGCTTTTCCCATGGTAAGAAATTAAGAATATATAACTTGCATGTACCCTTATATTGTTTTGATGAACTTTTTGttagatataacattttttttcttCATATACAATGTAGCTTGGAAAATGTGTGGAAATCGGGCTTGCGGAGTTGGTGTTGATGGTCGTCTTCTCACAGGCAAGGTTTCGATCACTACAACAAATACCCAACTGGTCATCGAACCGACCGCTTTATCAGTCTACTctactggtggcacgatgataatCCAGTGGTCTGTCAatataaaacattaaataaataaaatgtgaagACGAAAGTAGTAAATGAGATTTTTTTTTTCCAGAAAAAGAATATGAAGAGAAATTGATATATGGTCTAACCAACCAAAACGATTTGCCAGTTCAACCGGTCCAACCGATTTTAAATCGAGGTTGTTCAACTAGAGTCAACCAGACCAGTTAGTTATATAGCCGGTTTAGTGCAAATAACCAACGGCAAAGTTAATCAAACTAATGTTGCTTGATACTGACATTTGCAGTATCTCCCTAAATATGTAACCAGCAAGAGGCCAATATATGACCGCTACGCCGTGTTGTTTTCTGTTTTGGTTACATGGGTGTGTGCGGGAGTTTTGACATGGAGTGGCGCGTATGTCAAATCGAGAAAAACGTTAGACACTTGTCGTACCGATAGTTCTGGACTTATACATGGAGCACCATGGTAAACCTTTTTTAAATTTTGAGTTAGAACAATGCACCATGTTATATTGTATCTCTATGTGATATTGTGTCACTAAATCACTATGTACAGGATATATGTTCCTTATCCATTTCAATGGGGCACCCCAACTTTTGATGTAACAGAAGTATTCATGATGGTAGTTGCTTCATTCATCTCTACAATTGAGGTTAATTTCTTTTCTTATCTCTACTCAATAGCATGTAATTAAAGCATTACTATTAAACAGACTTTTACCGACGAATTATTTTATGCGCAGTCCACTGGTTCGTTTCTCGCAACAGCAAGATATGGGAGCGCGACTCCTGTGCCACCTTCTGTTTTAAGTCGCGGTATTGGGTGGCTGGTATGTTGTAACTGAAACTATATATTTGCATATGTTGTATTAGttttttatacatttttattCAAGAAAACATCTTATTTATGTAGGGATTTGGGACTTTCATTGGTAGCATGTGTGGTACGGTAACCGGATTTGCTGCATCAGTGTAACGACCTTCATTTAACGTTATTTTTAACGATTATATGACATCGAATACGTATTTTTACGAATATGGTGATTTGTAGGGAAAACTCTGGTGCATTGGCATTAACTAAAGTTGGAAGTCGACGCGTGATTCAAATATCAGCTGCTTTCATGATCTTCTTTTCGGTCTTTGGTAAAAAGTCTCGCCTTGTCTTGTATCTTCTTTCGAGAGggagttcgtttatgttcatttacttaataaacaaacgaagatgaacacatttttttttattttcatttacaTATTCACTATTTCATTTAGCTTTTATCCGTTAGTTACTGTTAATACTAATCGACAGTTACATTTCACTTAACAAACTAGAGTAAAACTGCAAAATACTGTCAAGGTTTAAGTGATGATATGTAAATGTTCGGTCTTAATTCGTTTATTCAGTTAaagttaaacgaacgaacacaaataagCCCTCCTTCGTGTTTGTTCTGTTCGTTACTTCGGTTAATCTCCATGTTGAAAATATAAATATGTTTCAACAGGAAAATTTGGTGCTATTTTCGCCTCCATACCTTTGCCAATCACTGCGGCTTTGTACTGCGTCTTTTTCGGTTGTGTTTGTATGTCTCGGTTCCAAATATATGCTACGTTTTCTTTTTTAATGCTTTTCATTTTCCATTAATAGTTACCTGTTATTGTTTGTATTCAGCTTCTGCGGGTCTAGGTCACTTGCAGTTTTGTAACCTCAACAGTTTCAG
This genomic stretch from Helianthus annuus cultivar XRQ/B chromosome 8, HanXRQr2.0-SUNRISE, whole genome shotgun sequence harbors:
- the LOC110870514 gene encoding nucleobase-ascorbate transporter 7, whose product is MANPGHGDHSKQGGDHSKQGGDQSKQGGDQSKQAARKQELQPHPIMEQLSGVQYCVNSPPPWKDAVLLGFQHYILTLGTTVLIPTMTVSQMGGDNAEKAKVIQTLLFLSGFNTLMQTLFGTRLPSVVSGSYAYLIPVFSIIRAKRYDTFHEPHERFAQTMRGIQGALVVASALQTTLGFLGVWRNILKYLSPLSVVPLVTFTGLGLYYLAFPMLGKCVEIGLAELVLMVVFSQYLPKYVTSKRPIYDRYAVLFSVLVTWVCAGVLTWSGAYVKSRKTLDTCRTDSSGLIHGAPWIYVPYPFQWGTPTFDVTEVFMMVVASFISTIESTGSFLATARYGSATPVPPSVLSRGIGWLGFGTFIGSMCGTVTGFAASVTNMVICRENSGALALTKVGSRRVIQISAAFMIFFSVFGKFGAIFASIPLPITAALYCVFFGCVSSAGLGHLQFCNLNSFRTKFILGLSFSIGLSLPQFFREKWVVSGHGPVLTHSRWIDNMVCVVMMSHASVALIIAMVLDCTLDLVEKENGKDWWMKFEDYSKDVRSNEFYKLPWNLNKFFPAL